The window GCCGCGATCTCAGCGCCGCGCTTGTACACGTCCAGCGTCACCGTGCGCAGGCGGTCGGCGGTCTCCTGGCCGATCTCCTCGACCACGTCCGCGAAGGTGATGAACTCGTCGTGGCCCTCAGTCGCCTTGGTCGTCGGGGTGAAGATCGGCTCCGGAAGCTTGGACGCCTCCACCAGGCCCTCAGAAAGCTTGATCCCCGAGACCGTGCCCTGCTTCTCGTACTCCTTGAGCCCGAGGCCCGCGAGGTAGCCGCGGGCGATCCACTCGACCGGGAGCATGGTGAGCTTCTGGCAGCGCACGGCCCGCCCGGCCCACTCCTCCGGGACGTCCGTCGCGGAGATGATGTGGTTGGGCACCACGTCGGCGAGCTGCTCGAACCACCACAGCGAGAGCTGGGTGAGGACCTTGCCCTTGTCGGGGATGGGGGTGGGCAGCACGACGTCGTAGACGCTCA is drawn from Nocardiopsis dassonvillei subsp. dassonvillei DSM 43111 and contains these coding sequences:
- a CDS encoding phosphoribosylaminoimidazolesuccinocarboxamide synthase, translated to MELLHSGKVRDVYADGDDLILVASDRVSVYDVVLPTPIPDKGKVLTQLSLWWFEQLADVVPNHIISATDVPEEWAGRAVRCQKLTMLPVEWIARGYLAGLGLKEYEKQGTVSGIKLSEGLVEASKLPEPIFTPTTKATEGHDEFITFADVVEEIGQETADRLRTVTLDVYKRGAEIAAERGIIIADTKLEFGRAADGTLVLADEVLTSDSSRFWPADDWQPGRPQHAFDKQFVRDWSSTVTDWDRTPPGPEIPDEIVEATQARYIEVYERITGKRWEA